In Melopsittacus undulatus isolate bMelUnd1 chromosome 6, bMelUnd1.mat.Z, whole genome shotgun sequence, the following proteins share a genomic window:
- the TMEM275 gene encoding transmembrane protein 275, translated as MNLNMFNEKSSASLPQKPIQKKTRPQGLPSPALCCACGLCIMLAGINITLVGAFAFGTFIPMNNPPIIIGPILLVVAFTFFGACCICSRRPPAHGARKSKPGSNIGLIKPGNTAFEIETSEHTVQDTTAVQLSPTNSPISSKKSTPVHENAKACKLFTMEGNGPVAKYTTGGEAIQLNLPRDLAAS; from the coding sequence ATGAATCTCAACATGTTCAATGAAAAGAGCAGTGCCTCTTTGCCCCAGAAACCCATCCAGAAAAAGACACGACCTCAGGGCCtcccctcccctgccctctgctgtgcttgtgGACTTTGCATCATGCTAGCAGGGATCAACATCACCTTAGTGGGAGCATTTGCCTTTGGGACCTTCATCCCCATGAACAACCCTCCCATCATCATTGGACCCATCTTGCTGGTGGTGGCCTTCACGTTCTTCGGTGCCTGCTGCATCTGCAGCCGGAGGCCCCCAGCTCATGGGGCGAGGAAATCCAAACCAGGTTCCAACATTGGGCTCATCAAACCTGGCAACACAGCCTTTGAAATTGAAACTAGCGAGCACACGGTGCAGGATACCACTGCTGTTCAGCTGAGCCCCACAAATTCCCCCATCTCCTCAAAGAAGTCCACTCCGGTTCATGAGAATGCAAAGGCTTGCAAGCTCTTCACCATGGAAGGCAATGGACCGGTGGCCAAGTATACCACAGGAGGAGAGGCAATACAGCTCAACTTGCCCAGGGACCTGGCTGCATCCTAA